The following DNA comes from Hordeum vulgare subsp. vulgare chromosome 3H, MorexV3_pseudomolecules_assembly, whole genome shotgun sequence.
CCACACGTGGACTCACACAACATGCAACTCCATCAACACATGATCAGTCCGACAACCATACACAACATGCGACAACTACCGACCGCCCACATTTCCACATCTCGAAGAAACCCCGCTCGGCCGAAGACTACTGACACCGCCAAAACCATGAAGACAAGCCAGGCCCTAAGGAAAACCGAAGAGATTGATGACCATGCATCAAGCAATTGTGGACGTCTTTTGTGTGCGCCACTCTTGGTGCCTTTTCTTTTGACAGCCTTCTCCACAATCATCTTGTCATATCAAGGGCTAGTCTCCAACCATTTGAGTAAACTATGAAGTTCTACCTCTAAGAGAATCACATCAACCTTGTCATGCATAGTAACCACGTGGCCAACGGTCGCGTGCGAATGAGCGACGGTAACGTCAAAATCTCCATGGTCCACTAAGGCGAGGGACTAGCTGGGCTCCAAAGGAGCGTGCAGCAACATTCCGACGCACCAACATCATTAGCCGTAGGAACCACCGACATGATCGACTCGGGTGCCTCGAGTTGCTTGCATGACATAACTGAATCATGCCTCTCACTAGAGATCGCCGACGAGTCCACCTTCAGTTGCTCCGTCGACAGAGGCGGAATCAGTTCCCCTACACGGCTCCAGAAGCTCGGGCATGATGTGTAGCACCAGAGCCACAACCACATCGATGCATGAACCcttagagatagacaacaacgagCTGACCCTAGCACGAGGAGAAACGTCCATGAAGCCCAGCCTCACTCTCGTCTTCAAGGTTGGCATCAGGCACAACCAAGGAGTGCGACGCAACAGTGGATTGCAGTACATATGACACCTAAGAGAGCCCGCTCAGAAAAACCCCAACTTGCTCCAGAAGTTCCCCATCTTAAGCATCTAACCCTGCATGGAGTCAACAACATCGTGTAGCAGTTGGACCGTTTCCTCAAGTCGGAAGAAAGCCATGACGAGGAGCTCACACCTACGGTATGTATATTACCCAGACAGATGTGCATCCTACCACTGTTTATGTCGTCTGCAATGGTAATGACAAGCACCCCATGTGCGAAAATTCATGACGCATTGTAATTAGCATCTCAAGATGTAGGCTGGTTACATTTTTTGGTCAAGCTTAAGTCAGATTAGCTGAGGGGATGAGTACTTACAACATCTCCAACAACCTTTGTATATTTGCACTCACTTGTTATTTTACAAATCTTGGCAAAAAACCTTCCCCAAGAGCCTTTGTATAAGTGGTTCCCCACCAAATTTTTTTACGAAACTTGCTATATTTGCACCCacactttgcatatttgccaaaccAAAGGCCACTTTACAAATTTTTAGCAACCCTCCTAAAACCTTACTTTCTCTCAATGACACGTGGGTCCATGTACTAGTGTGTGTGCTGCGCGTGCGCTGTGTGTGCGCGTGTACGTATTTTTTTATGTGCGTGTATGCATGTGTGttgcatgtgtacgtgtgtgtgtgctgcatgtgtacgtgtgtgtgtgCTGCATGTGTACGTGTTTTTTGTATATGTGTACGTGTGtgtgcatgcatgtgtgtgtgttgcatgTGTACGTGTTTTTGTGTACGTGTGCGTGTGTGTgcatgcatgtgtatgtgtgtgtacgTGTGTGCTGTATGTCTACATGTGTGTGTGCTGCATGTGCGTAAGTGTACGCGTGTGTGCATGTATAGGTGGACGTGAGTTGTGCTAGTATACATATACATGTACGTATGCTGGTGTGCAATGTGTCTATGACAAACTGTCCCCACATGTCATTGTATGTTTTATGCAAATATAGCAATCCAATATACAAAGGTTATCAAAGCAAAAAAAACATGTTGGTTTTGTAAACCTTCTCTCTTCTGTTATTATAAAAAGTTTTTAATAATCCAATATACAAAAGTTGTTGAAGATGCTTTTAGGTAGCAACAATAATGGAGCATCAAGATTGTCAAAGCAATGCGGGTCATGCATCAATCCATGCAGTCAATTTAATTAAAAGGAAAAGGTGTGGAGGGTTCGGATTGTAGGAATAAGTCGCTTTCATTTTCAGAATGAAAGCAAGGATCTTTGACCAAACAGAATGGCACGCTGTCGTTAATTTTCTTAttattaggctggttgtaatggatagtatcatgcatatgatactagtgtatgatacaacaaccgtaatgcatagtatcatatgttagaatCATAGGAtgattcatttattgtcatgcaagacacataatagcacaacatttaatatggtacggtatcatgatataatactcaaccctctctttcttcatttaattctatgtcacctcatcaaaattgcctagttggcatgcatgatactacctatgatactcccattacggacAACCTTATCATTATTGAATTTTTCATGCTGTCATGAATAATCTATGAGGACACCCTTTCCCTTGCATTAGGTTGCCAGTAATGGAAGTATCATATGTATTATCATTCATGTCAACTagacaattttgatgaggtggcacaaaattaaatgaaaaaaaagatggttgagtatcatatcatgatactgtatcatattaaatgatgtgctactatgtgtcttgcatgtcaataaatgaactatcctatgatactaacatatgatattatgcattacggatgtggtagcatagactagtatcatatgcatgatactagtatatgatactaccgtTACAACCAGCCTAAAAGAGGGGACACCCTAATTATTGTTTATGATTGTCATGAGGAGCATGTATTAAGTCAAAGGTCTTCCCGATTAAGAACATTTTGCTCTAAACGCTTTTGGCTATCTGTGATACGATATGAGAAGTACATGCCTCAAAAATGCATTGGGATGTCACATGTCTTAGACTCTTGAGATTAGACTAGCTAGATGGCCTCTCAAGAAGGAAATTAAGACCGGCAGAGATGCATAATGGATTGGTGTTATACGTGCCACTAGATTTTATCTTTtataataactcacatacttgttatgGGCATCAAGAAAAATAGGTGTCCTCATTTGGACGTTCAAGTGTATGTGTATGTGCAATGCACGTGTTTCATGAGATGTTTCTGTTTATACTCCCTCTTTCCCGATTTACTCGCCGCGAATCAATGTATGTAGAACTAAAACTATATTTAGATATAGGAGTGAGTGTAATATTTTTTTTTGACATAAATACTATGTACTTCATCCGTTCAAAAATACTTTTATAAAAATGAATGcatttagatgtattttagttttagatatATTTATCTTTATTTATTTGTGCGATAAATAATTTCGAACGAAAAGAGTAGTAATTCGCCTTATATTGTCGTCATCTTTGCTACGTCATGGTATCATCCGCGCCGCTATCGTTCTTTTGGGTTATCTAAAAGTCGAGGAACAACGTGATCTACAACCGCATCTGTCACGATGTCGATGCCATCTTCAACGAGCTGAAGGATCACTTGCAGGGTGAGGACGGTTCCCCAACAGCTTATCCATTTTTTTGCGAAATACCATATTTACACATTATATTGCCGCCACACTCCTATCCCTAAGAATCGTTATCTCTCGCAGCATATTTGCTAAATTCATGATTTTGGCCTTAAACATCGGATCAACACAAAAACCTCGAAATGTTCCTTCATCGCTTCAGACAGATCAAACACCCACATGCATGCGTTTCACAAAAGCGATAAAAACGACACCGACTCCTTTTCTTCCTCCGTCACGTCGTATGCGGGATTCACACGGTGACGAGAAAGCGGGTTAGGCCGAGTCCACAAAACGCACGCAAATAGCATCATTCCCGCCAGCCGTGTGCTCTCCCACGCGTCACGTACGTTATTCTGCGAATATGCAGCGCAGCCGGGTCCTGTGGCAAAAAAAGCAAAGCGGCTCGAGATTTGTCACGTGTTGGGTTTTGTCTCGAACGaacggaaaaagaaaaaaaggaaggaaggaaggaaggcagGCGTGGGGAATGGGATCGGATGGACGGGCGCGCGGCCACGCTCCCGAGGCGGCCACCGTCAGATGCGGCGGGCGCGTTCATGGCGCCACGCAGCGCCAcgctccccgcgccgccgccgtccgATGGGTGTGCCGTGCACGGCGGGGATCGCGTCTCATCCGAAAGCCCCCACCGACCCGCCCGACCTCGCCTCGCCAtttctccctccccctctttctCTCTCCCCAGTCTCTGACCTGACCTGACCCCCGCACGCGGCCGGCCTCCCTTTCTCTCTCCTCCCCGTTCCCTTCCCGTGTCTCCCTCCCTCTCGTCCGATCTGCATCTGTGTTTTTTTCCCTCCTTCGTTCTCGGCAGTGTCAggatttgtttttcttttctcgtcggagcggcggcggcggcggcagcaagGTGGTGGCGAGGCGGGAGATTCAGGGAGATCTAGCTCGATCTGCGTCTGTTCTTGGAGCTTGAGGAGGACGCGGGGAGGAGCGATGGCggcgcaggagcaggagcaggataaGCAGCAGGCCAAGACGAGCACCACCAGCTCGCTGCCGTCCAGCAGCGACCGCTCCTCCAGCTCCGGCCCCAACAACCTCAAGGAAGGAGGTACCCTACCCACCCTCTCTCCGTCCACCCCGCTCCCTTGCTCCGCTGACTGAATCCGGCTGGAGACGCTGACTGACGACGCGTGTCTAcgttgtgtgtgtgcgtgtggtgGCAGGCGCGGAGAGCGACGAGGAGATACGGCGGGTGCCGGagatgggcggcggcggcgggtcggCGTCGTCCGGCGCGGGGGACGGCAAGCAGCTgcagctggcggcggcggggggagggCAGGCCCCGGCGGGGAAGAAGCGCGGGCGCGCCGCCGGGGACAAGGAGCAGAACCGGCTGAAGCGGCTGCTGCGGAACCGCGTGTCGGCGCAGCAGGCCCGGGAGCGGAAGAAGGCCTACATGACGGAGCTGGAGGTCAAGGCCAAGGACCTCGAGCTCCGCAATGCCGAGCTCGAGCAGAAGGTCTCCACCCTCCAGAACGAGAACAACACGCTCCGCCAGGTACCATACCATATCCAGCCTAGCCCAGATCCTCCCACCAGAATTGTCTCACTCTCAGCGGCCATGGCGATCCTGACTGAATCTTTGCATGTCTCCTTGCGTGCAGATACTCAAGAACACGACGGCGCACGCCGGGAAGAagccgagcggcggcggcggcaagggGGGAGACGGCGTCAAgaagcaccaccaccacttcgGCAAGAGCTAGTAGTAGTAAGAGCTGCGACCATGGTTGCTGCTTGCTAGGAACCGAACGCCTGCTCATCTGACCATTGTTAGGAACACTGCTGTTGTTGTTTGCCGCCGCAGTTTGACGCTCGTATTGTCTTTTGCACCTTTTTTTTTCACGGTTTGCTGAGAAGGATGTCTCACTGTCACTGTTGTGTGTACCATGTCCATTGTAGCTTGGTGTTAGCGAGGTTGATCTATGTGAACATTGGTTGTGTATTGTACtgccttctcttctcttctccagTACTGCAATCGGCTTCTTCGCAAACCTGGTCGCTGAAACTGTGTTGGAAAGCGCAGGAAAAGAGCTTCAAAAGATGGATTTCAGTTCGAATTCATATTTATCTCCTGAAGCCGAAGTAGGCATGGCCGCCTAGAGAGTCGGAGTACAGCAGCTGATGAGAAACAGCATAATTTGTATTATTTGCTGAACTTTCATCATAGACAAAAAGGTTAGAAAGAAACGAATCAGCCAAAGGCGCTCACTGTGCTTAGTCAAAGAAAAGCTGTCCTGAAAATGCAAGCCATCACTGACGAATTCACCACTGAATTCAGAACAGCTGAGGAGCTATATGATTCACAATTGCGTGGTGGATAACATCAACATGCACAGTGAGGAATATGTACTTCTTTTACAAATAAAACACAGCCTTCACATATAGCTGTGACTTGCAATACGCAGAGGGGGCAAAAATGAAGAATTTACAAGAACACGTAACGACTGTTCTGTTCATGCTTGGCATTCTTGTACCCAACCCAACACAGAACCACAATATCAAACTGGAACAGTCAGGGAGGGGCCCCTGGTATAACAGTGCTAAACTGAACCACTTCATTTATTTATCCGGGCATCAGACAGCACATCAAATTACCAAGTCCCAAAACTTTTTCCGCGTGTATGGTCCGCCGTAAAGTAAGTGGCTACTACCAGGGTTCAGTTTTTTCTATCCTTAACTAACTACTTTCTTCAAACACTAAACTTTCAACCACTTTTTCAGCTTTATCCTTCAAAACATGTGAAGTTACCGTGCGAGTATTAGTAGCACCAACACCGTGGTAGATCGAGAGTACTTCACATCACATCTACCAGTAATTTTTCGGCATTATCGACGGCCAGACTCATTCAGGAAGCCTCAACGGCATGGAAGAATGCCTGGAGGATCTACTCGTTGGCTATGTATGCGTCGCTCTCATCGTGTACTCTGCTACGAGCTTTGAGAAGAGAGACGATTTGTTCTCCAGCAGCTTGGCTGGCGTGTCACGCTCCACGGCCACACCTGCATAGGTTAGCACGGTGTTTGTCAGACCAACAGATATGCCAAGCACATGGGGTTAGAAGAATTAACAAGGCGCGATTGCGGTTTGTTTTGAAGGGCTGATGGCTGACCGTTGTCGAGGAGCAAGACCATGTCGCTGTCAAGGACCGAGGTGATTCGATGCGCAATCGTGATGACCGTCGCCTCCGAGAAATTCTCGCGTAGTGTTTTCTGAATCATGTTGTCTGTCGCGGTATCCACTGAAGCAGTGGCCTCGTCCAGAACAAGTATCTTGGTCCGTTTCAGGATCACCCTTCCAAGACAGACAAGCTGGCGCTGGCCCACGCTCCAGTTCTCTCCGTTCTCGATCACTGCAAGGGAAAATAACATGATTTTTTAGTTTACAGAAGCAGTGACACATGTTATATAGTTTTCAAATCTTGGAAGAGAAGAGCTGATATTGGGAAGTGTGCAAAAGATGAGCAAATTAAGTTTCAGACTTTTCAACTGCATGACTGAAAATAAACATTTCACATATCAGACCTGGTGAGTCAAGTTTCAGCTCCTTCTTCCTGACCTCATCTCCCAGCTGACAGTTATCCAAGGCCTGAAATGGAGCAACAGATTCAGACTACAACTTAACAACAGGTTCacgactactccctccgtcccaaaattcttgtcttagatttgtctagatatgaatgtatctagtcatgttttagcatttagatacatttatttctagacaaacctaagacaaattttttgggacggagggatacTATGGAAGTATTTGACGACTGACAAGAAATGAAGCATGTGAAAGCAAAACTACCTCCCATATTTGATCGTCATTGTACTCGTTAAGAGGGTCAAGGTTACTCCTCACAGTTCCCTCAAACATCGTTGGATCTTGTGGAATGATGCTAAGTCTAGATCTCAGATCATGCAGCCCGATGGTGCAGATGTCAACACCATCTACCAGTATCTGACCGACGGTAGGCTCGACAATACGGAAAAGGGCCTGTATGAGTGTTGATTTACCACTTCCTGTCCTTCCAACAATGCCAGTCTTCATGCCTCCAGGAAAAGTGACGTTAAGGCCCTTCAGAACAAATGGTAGTTGTGGAGCATATCTCACCTGCATAAATTTGACAAGTCAAGGATCTGCACTATCTAGAATAAATTGGTTGTTTCTCATTTGACAAAAAGCTGGATTTACAATTCGTTTCCCATCAGACTGAATTTCTAATAGTTCACTCACAATGGTAAAAATATGAAATTTCTGCACAACAACAGGGTAAAAGAAAAGGAGAACATAATTGAACAGGAGGAAAAAGGAAAGAGTACTTACATGGACGTCAC
Coding sequences within:
- the LOC123443046 gene encoding transcription factor HY5-like, giving the protein MAAQEQEQDKQQAKTSTTSSLPSSSDRSSSSGPNNLKEGGAESDEEIRRVPEMGGGGGSASSGAGDGKQLQLAAAGGGQAPAGKKRGRAAGDKEQNRLKRLLRNRVSAQQARERKKAYMTELEVKAKDLELRNAELEQKVSTLQNENNTLRQILKNTTAHAGKKPSGGGGKGGDGVKKHHHHFGKS